Below is a window of Leisingera sp. S132 DNA.
CGGCGGTGGTCCCAATGGCTGTTTTCGCGGCGCCAAGCGGTCAGCGCTTGCATTTCTTCCCATGCCTTGTCCAGCCCGTGCTCCTCCACCGCGGAGACCATCAGCGCCTTGGGGAAGCCCTCGGGGTCCTGCGGCCGCTTGCGTAAGAGGCGCAGCGCGCCGACGTAATCCGCACAGGTGCGGGTGGCGACGGGTTTCAGCGGGCCATCGGCCTTGTTCACGAGGATCAGGTCGGCCATTTCCATGATGCCGCGCTTCACCCCCTGCAGCTCATCCCCGCCCGCGGGTGCCAGCAGCAGCAGGAACAGATCGGACATTTCCGCCACCACGGTTTCCGACTGGCCGACGCCAACGGTTTCGATCAGCACCACGTCGAACCCCGCCGCCTCGCAAAGGGCCACCGCCTCTCGGGAGCGGCGGGCGACGCCGCCCAGATGGCTCTGGCTGGGGGACGGGCGGATGAAGGCGTTCTTCTCGCGGCTGAGCCGTTCCATCCGGGTCTTGTCGCCCAGGATCGACCCGCCGGAGCGGGCCGAGCTGGGGTCGACCGCCAGCACCGCCACCCGCAGGCCGAGGCCGGTCAGCATCATGCCGAAGCTTTCGATGAAGGTGGATTTGCCCACCCCCGGTGTGCCCGACAAGCCGATGCGCAGCGACTGGCGCTTGTGCTTGGCCAGTTCCGACAGCAGCTCCTGCGCCTTGGCGCGGTGATCCTCGCGGCCGCTTTCCACCAGGGTGATGGCGCGGGCCAGCGCCCGGCGGTCGCCGTCGAGGATCTTCTGTGTCAGTTCATCGGTGTCCATGCGCGTCTTCCCGTCTTGATGGGCGGGACCTTGGCGCAAGCCGCGCCGCAAAGTCCAGCCCCTGCCGTCTGGCGCGCACCCTACATCAGCGCAGGCCGCAGGAAAGGCGGCAAATCCGCCGCGGTTGGATCGGTTTGCGCATTGCCGGGCGCTGCAAGGCCGCTGGACCTCTCCCGCGCCTTTGGCGATAAGGCTGAGATGACCAGATTGCCGATCGAAGACGCCCTCCCCGACCTGCTGGACGCCCTGCGCGCCCGCGGCCGTGCCGTGCTGCAGGCGCCGCCCGGCGCGGGCAAGACCACACGGGTGCCGCTGGCGATGCTGGAGGCCGGGCTTATCCGGGGCCGCATCGTGATGCTGGAACCGCGCCGCCTGGCCGCGCGCGCCGCCGCCGAGCGGATGGCAGAGACGCTGGGCGAGAAACCCGGCCAGACCGTCGGTTACCGGGTGCGCGGCGATGCCAAGGTCTCCAGGGCGACGCGGATCGAGGTGGTGACCGAGGGCATCCTGACCCGGATGCTGCAGTCCGATCCGGACCTGCCCGGCGTCGGCGCGGTGATCTTTGACGAGTTTCACGAACGCTCCCTGAACGCCGATCTGGGGCTTGCCTTGTGTCTGGAGGTGGCGGGTGCACTGCGCGAGGACCTGCTCCTGCTGGCGATGTCCGCGACATTGGATGCCGGGCCGGTCGCGGCGCTGATGGACGCGCCGATGGTCACCTCCGAGGGCCGCAGCTATCCGGTGGAGACCCGCTGGCTGGAGCGCCCGCTGCCCGCGCAAGGACGCCGCGCGGATGCGCTGGCGGATCTCGTGGTGCAGGCAGAGAAGGAAACCCGCGCTGCCGGACCCGGCAATGGCGGCGGCATCCTGGTGTTCCTGCCCGGCGAGGGCGAAATCCGCCGCGCGGCGGCCGCACTGGAAAATCGCCTGCCCGGCCATTGCCATATCCGCCCCTTGTTCGGCGCCCTGCCCTTTGCCGAGCAGCGCGCGGCGATCCAGCCCGAGGCGCAGGGGCGCAAGGTGGTGCTGGCGACCTCGATCGCCGAGACCTCTTTGACCATTCAGGACATCCGCGTGGTGGTCGACATGGGCCAGGCGCGCCGCGCGCGCTTTGACCCCGGCTCCGGCATGTCGCGGCTGGTGACGGAAAAGGTAACCCGCGCCGAGGCGACCCAGCGCCAGGGCCGTGCGGGCCGGGTGGCGGAGGGCATCTGCTACCGGCTGTGGACCAAGGGCGAGGAAGGCGCGCTGATGGCCTTTCCGCCCGCCGAGATCGAAAGCGCCGACCTGACTGCGCTGGCGCTGGAACTGGCGCTGTGGGGCGCCGCGCCGGACGATCTGATGTTCCTGACCCAGCCGCCTGCGGGCGCGATGGCGGAGGCGCAGGCGCTGCTGCGGATGCTTGGCGCGCTGGATGCGCAGGGGCGGATCACCGAGCATGGCAAGGCGCTGGCCGCCCTGCCCTTGCATCCCCGGCTTGGCCATATGCTGCTGCAGGCCGGACCTGCCGCTGCGCCCTTGGCAGCGCTTTTGGGTGAACGCGACCCGCTGCGCGGCGCGCCTGCGGACCTCTCTCTGCGGCTGAAGGCGCTAAAAGACCCAAAAGGGTTTGCGCGCAATCACTCCTACCAGCTGAACCGCCCTGTCGTGGAGCGCATCAAGAGCGAGGCGCGGCGGCTGGAGAAACAGGCAGGCCGCCGCGATGCCGGGCTGTCCGCGGCGATGATGGCCGCGCTGGCCTATCCCGACCGCACCGGCCAGCGCCGCAAGGGCGATAATCCTCGGTTCGTGCTGTCCGGCGGCAAGGGCGCCATTCTGGATGGCGGCGACACGCTGGCGGGGGCGCCGTTCATCGTGGCGCTGGATACCGACGGCAACCCGCGCGAGGCAAAGATACGGATGGCGGCGCAGATCGCCCAAGGAGACATCCGCGAGCTGTTTGCAGATCAGATTGCCTGGGAGGACAGTTGCGAGTGGTCCAAGCGCGACAGGCGGGTGGCGGCACGCCAGCAGGAGCGCTTTGGTTCTCTGGTGCTGGACGACCGGATCTGGAAGGACGTGCCGCCGGAGGCGGTGGCGCGGGCAATGCTCGACGGGGTGCGCGATCTGGGCCTGCGGCTCACCGGGGCTGCCGCGCGGCTGGCGGCGCGGGTGGAACTGGTCAGGGCGGAAGGCCATGACTTGCCGGACTTTTCCCTGCCCGGTCTGACCGAGACGCTGGAGGACTGGCTGCTGCCGATGCTGGGCGGGGTCAAATCGGCGGAGGACTGGAAACGCTTTGATCTGCTGCCCGCTTTGCAGGCCGCACTCAGCTGGGAGCAGACGCAGCTGCTGGACCGCGAGGCGCCGGGCAGTTTCCTCACGCCGCTGGGGCGCAAGATCCCGATCAGCTATGACGGCGAGATCCCGGAAATTTCGGTCCGGCTGCAGGAGATGTTCGGGGTCACCCGGCATCCGTCCGTGGGCGGGGTGCCATTGAAAGTGTCGCTCTTGTCGCCGGCCCAGCGCCCGATCCAGATCACCCGCGACCTGCCGGGCTTCTGGGCCGGCTCCTATGCCGACGTGCGGAAGGACATGCGCGCCCAGTACCCCAAACACCCCTGGCCCGAGGACCCGACCCAGGAAGACCCCACGCTCAGGGCGAAACGGCGCAAGTAGCGCCGCATTACGCAGCCTGGCGCACAGCGCGGCGCAGCCGCGCTGCCCGGACCAACGGCTGGCCGTGCATCTGTGATGCGCGGATCCGCGGGCGGGAGCCCCCGCCTGCGGCCTCCGGCCAGATGCAGGCAAACCGGCAGATCGCCTTGCACCCCCGGAAAATCAGGCGTAGATTCCCACAATTGCACACATAAACACGGGAACTTCCCCAACAACAAAGGCTGAGCACCCATGACAAGCCCGCTGACCCGCGCCTGGAACGAGATCATCAAACCGATGCTGCAGCGCCCTGCCCGCGTGCAGGTTGCCGCCCTGTGCTGCCGCACCGGCGCAGACGGCAAGGAGGTGCTGATGATCACCAGCCGCGGCACCGGGCGCTGGATCCTGCCCAAGGGCTGGCCGGTCGAAGGCAAGGACGGCCCGGAATCGGCGCTGCAGGAAGCCTGGGAGGAAGCTGGCGTGAAACCGGCCAGCATCACGCCGGAGCCGATCGGCGAATACCACTTCACCAAGCGCCACGACAACGGCACCGAGGAGCCGGTGACGACGCTGATCTTCGAGGTTGAGGTTGAGCAGCTGGAAGATGATTACCCGGAGTCCGCGGAACGCACGCGGCAGTGGATGACGCCGGCAAAAGCCGCCGGGCTGGTCGATGAGGCGGAATTGCGGGACATTCTGCACCGTTTGTAAAAGTTATGTGACATTTTCATGTCAGAAGCTTGAACCGTTTCCTGAGCGGGGGTAGGCGCGTGCCCAGACCCCGGAATCAGGAATGCGATGATGAGCCACGAAGATCAGCGCCCGCAATGGAACACGCTGGATAAGGATCTGAACAGGATCTCCCAGCTGGAGCTGGCTACCAGCTATGCCTCCCGCCCGCTGGTTGCGCCGGGCATCGCCCTGGCCTTCATCGTGCTGGCAGGCCTTGCGGCCGGCGTGTTCTTCGGCGGCTCGGCGATGAGCATGGTGGTGATCGCCGCCGCTGCGTTCGGCGCCTATATGGCAATCAACATCGGCGCCAATGACGTCGCCAACAACATGGGGCCGGCGGTGGGCGCAAATGCGCTGACCATGGGCGGCGCCATCGTGATTGCCGCCATTTGTGAAAGCGCAGGCGCCCTGCTGGCAGGCGGCGATGTGGTCTCGACCATCTCCAAGGGCATCATCGACCCCACCGCAGTCAGCAGCAGCAGCATCTTCATCTGGGCGATGATGGCGGCGCTGATCTCCTCGGCGCTGTGGGTGAACCTGGCGACCTGGGTCGGCGCGCCTGTCTCCACCACCCACTCGGTTGTGGGCGGCGTGCTGGGCGCCGGTGTGGCCGCCGCAGGCACCGCCGCGGTGAACTGGCCCACCATGGGCAAGATCGCCGCCAGCTGGGTCATTTCGCCAGTGCTGGGCGGCATCATCGCCGCGCTGTTCCTGGCCTTCATCAAGGCCAAGATCATCTATCAGGACGACAAGATCGCCGCAGCCCGCCGCTGGGTGCCGGTGCTGGTCGCCATCATGGCGGGGGCCTTTGGCGCATACCTGGCCCTCAAAGGCCTGAAAAAGATCGTCAAGATCGACCTGCAGACCGCGCTGCTGATCGGTGCCGGCGTCGGGGCGGTCTCCTATGTGATCACCGCGCCGCTGATCAAGCGCCAGTCCGAGGGCATGGAGAACCGCAACAAGTCGCTGAAGGCGCTGTTCGGCCTGCCGCTGGTGATTTCCGCGGGCCTGCTGTCCTTTGCCCACGGCGCCAATGACGTCGCCAACGCGGTTGGCCCGCTGGCCGCCATCGTGCATGCGACCGAGTTTGGCGACTTCGCCGCCAAGGTGGCCATTCCGACCTGGGTGATGGTGATCGGCGCCTTCGGCATCTCCTTTGGGCTGTTCCTGTTCGGCCCCAAGCTGATCCGCATGGTCGGCAGCCAGATCACCAAGCTGAACCCGATGCGCGCTTACTGCGTGTCGCTGTCCGCCGCCATCACCGTGATCGTGGCCAGCTGGCTGGGCCTGCCGGTGTCCTCCACCCATATCGCGGTGGGCGCGGTGTTCGGCGTCGGTTTCTTCCGCGAATGGCACATGGAGCGCCGCCTGAAAAAGACCGCCGCAGGCCGCCCCCCGGAGAAACGCATCGCTCCGGAGGAACGCCGCCGCCGCAAGCTGGTGCGCCGCAGCCACTTCATGACCATCGTCGCCGCCTGGGTGATCACCGTCCCGGCCGCAGCGCTGCTGTCCGCCGTGATCTACCTGCTGCTCAGCACTTTTGTCGGCTGAGCCTGAGCATTATCGAACTAAGCCCCCCCGCGCCGCCTGGCTGCGGGGGTTTTTCTTTGCTTGTCCGGCAAGATCCTAGAACCGCTCCACCCAGGGCCGCAGCACCAGTTCGTCGCTCCAGGCGGAACGGTGCTGGCTGATCAGATGCATGTACTCCTGCGCGATAGCATCCGGGTCCAGCATGCTGTCGGGATTGTCCGCGGACTCCACCCGCTCAGGCCGCGACGCATTCCGGATGCCGCCGTCGATATTGACCCAGGCGACATGGATGCCCTTGGGGTGCAGCTCCCGCGCCATCGACTGCGCCAGGCCGCGCTGCGCGAACTTGCCCATGGCAAAGGGCGCGGACTGGGCAAAACCCTTTACGCCTGCCGAGGCGCCGGTGAACAGGATGGTGCCGCGCCGCCCGTTTTCCATCGGCTGCGCCAGCATCCGTTTGGCCGCCGCCTGCCCCAGCACAAAGGCGCCAAAGGCGGTGACCTCCACCGCCTGCCGGACCGCTTCCGGGTCCAATTCCGCAACAGGCCCGCGCAACCGGGCCGAGGGGTTATAGCAGGCCACCCGCAGATCCCCGGGCAAACCGTCAATCAGTGCGGAGGTTCCTTTGGCATCGGTGCCGTCAAGCATATGCAGTGCAGCCCCGGTTTCCGCCGCCAGCGTTTCCAGCTTGTCCGTGTTGCGGGCGGCCAGATGCACCGCATAGCCCGCAGCGGAGAGCTGCCGGGCAAAGGACGCTGACAGGCCGGCCCCGGCCCCTACGATCAGCGCCTGCAGTTTGGGTGATGTGTCCGCCATGGTCTTCCTCCCCGTGATTGACGGGGCAATGCTGGCGGCAAACCAGCCCTAGCACAAGGGGCACACAAAATGTTGAGAAGCCGCCTCAGCCTTCGGACGCCGGACGGCGCCTATACCGACGCAACCACCGGCAGTTCCGCCAGCACATCCTTGGATTCCACCACCTTGCCAAACCCTGCGTGCAGGGCCGACAGCGTAATCTCCAGAACAATCCTGGCATCCAGCATGCCACCCTTGCGCGCGGGCATGTCAAAGGCGATGAGCGCATCCTCAACCACCTCGATCACAAACCCGAGATTTGCGGCAGACCGCGCGGTGGAGTTGACGCAGAAGGCCGCCACACCGCCCACGATCACCAAACGGGTGATGCCTGCATCCCGCAGATGGCTCTCCAGCCCGGTGCCGCAGAACCCGGAGGAGCCGGTTTTCCAGAACACCGCCTCGCCGTCCTGCGGCACCGCGCAGGGCAAGGGCCGGCCGCTGGGCAGGTCGCGGCGGAACTTGCTTTCGGGGCGCGGGTCGTCATGCATCACATGCACCACCGGCAGATCCGCTGTGCGGAAGGCTGCGGCCAGCTCTGCCACCTTTTCCTCCGCCGCCGGGTTGGCCTGCGGGCGGCCAGAGGCGGTCACGTTGGCCATCTCCTGCTGCATGTCGACAATCAGCAACGCTGTGCTCTGATCCATGGAAACCGCCTCTTTCTTGAATACAGGTGCGAGACTGGCAGAACCCTGCGCCGGAGGCCAGTGCAATCCGTGCATCCGTTCAACCGCAAAACGGGTCGCCCGCGCCAAACGCCAAGCGCCGGGCCAAAGGCCCGGCGCCACGCCCAACTGGCAAGGATCATTCTATTGAATGGTCCGCTGCAGGCGGGAGCCCTTCGCGGCCGGCAGGCGAAACTCAGCGGCCTGAATTCAGACTTCCACCTGATGCCCGGCAACCTGCCAGGCCTTCACTGCTGCCGCCAGTTCTGTTTGCCGCACCAGCAGATAGTCCCGGTAGAAGGTGGAAATGGCAAAGACACCCAGACCAGCCTCCGAAACCGGACGCACCGCAGCCAGCACAACGCCGGGCGCGTCGAAATCAAAAAGATCAGAGACCTGAAACGCCGCCCAGCCTGCGGAGCTTTCGCAGTCCTCCGGCACCCGTTCTGCCAGGCAGACAATCGAGATTTCATCTTCGGCATGGGTCACATTCACCAGCCCCGGGCCGCTGACCCATGGGGGAACAGCGGCACCGGGTGCGAGCCGTGACACGGCGTATTCGCCGGACAGCCCGCGCATCAGCAAGTTCAGTTTCATGGCCTCAGCCTCAGCCGCCCAGGCACCAGCGCATGATGGCTTTCTGCGCGTGCAGGCGATTCTCGGCCTCGTCAAAGATCACCGACTGCGGCCCGTCCATCACGGCGCTTGTCACCTCTTCCTCGCGGTGGGCGGGCAGGCAATGCATGAACAGCGCATCCGGTTTGGCATGCGCCATCAGCGCGTCGTTCACCTGGTAGGGCCGCAGCATGTTGTGGCGGCGCTCCTTGGAGGACTGGCTGTCGTGCATCGACACCCAAGTGTCAGCGACCACCAGGTCAGCCCCCTCCACCGCCTTCACCGCGTCGCGCTCAACCACGATCTTGGAGCCCGCCTTGCGCGCCAGCCCCATGAATTCCTCCTCCGGGTCCAGCTGCGAGGGGCCGGTGAAGGTCAGGTCAAAGCCGAACTGGCCGGCCGCGTGGATGAAAGAGGCGCAGACATTGTTGCCGTCGCCGCACCACACGACCTTCTTGCCCTTGATGGAGCCGCGGTGCTCCTCGTAGGTCTGCACATCAGCCATGATCTGGCAGGGGTGGGTGCGGTCGGTCAGTCCGTTGATCACCGGCACGTCGGAATATTCCGCCATCTCGGTCAGCACGGTTTCGTCAAAGGTGCGGATCATAATCATGTCCACATAACGGCTGAGGACGCGGGCGGTGTCGGCGATGGTCTCGCCATGGCCCAATTGCATGTCCTTGCCCGACAGAACCATGGTCTGGCCGCCCATCTGGCGCACGCCGACGTCGAACGACACCCGGGTCCGGGTCGAGGGTTTTTCAAAGATCAGCGCCACCATCCGGTCCTTCAGCGGCAATTCATCATCCAGTGCCGCCTTGGGGCGGCCGAGGCGCGCCTGCTTGGTGGCCTTGGCCTGGTCGATGATGGCGCGCAGGTCGGCGGGGCTGGTTTTGTGGATGTCGAGGAAATGGTTCATGTCTGTATCGCTCTTGGCTGGCGAAGGCCGGGGGCTGCCTGCCCCCGGACTCCCGGGAGTATTTCTGCAAAGATGAAGGTCAGGAATTTCCGATGCGCACGGTTGTTGCCACCGCATCCAGGCGGCTGACAGCCTCGGCGATGTCCTCATCCGTCAGGGTCAGCGGCGGCAGAAGGCGGATCACGTTATCCGCTGCCGGGACGGTGATCAGTTCGTTGGCGTAGCCTGCGTTGACCACATCAATGTTCGCCGCCGTGCACTTGAGGCCCAGCATCAGGCCGGAGCCGCGCACTTCCTCAAACACTTCGGGGTGATCGGCAACCAGCCCCTCCAGCTTCTGCCGCAAGAGGCCTGCCTTGCGGTTCACCTCTGCCAGGAAATCCGGATCAGCGACGTGATCCATCACCGCGCAGCCCACAGCGCAGCCCAGCGGGTTGCCGCCGTAGGTGGAGCCATGGGTGCCCGCGGTCATGCCGCTGGCGGCCTCCTCTGTGGCCAGCACCGCGCCCAGCGGGAAGCCGCCGCCGATGCCTTTGGCCACCATCATGATATCCGGGGTGATGCCTGCCCATTCATGGGCAAACAGCTTGCCTGTCCGCCCCACCCCGCATTGCACCTCGTCGAGGATCAGCAGCAGGCCGTTGTCGTCGCAGATCTGGCGCAGCGCCTTCAGTTCTGCATCCGGGACCGGGCGGATGCCGCCCTCGCCCTGCACCGGCTCGATCATGATGGCGGCGGTCTTCTCTGAGATAGCGTCGGTGACGCCGTCCAGGTCGCCGAAGGTCAGATGCACGAAACCGGGCAGAAGCGGGCCAAAGCCCTTGACCATCTTCTCGGAGCCCGCGGCAGCGATACCCGCAGACGACCGGCCATGGAAAGAGCCGTCGAAGGTGATGATCTCTACCCGCTCCGGCTGGCCCTTGTCGTAGAAAAACTTGCGCGCCATCTTCACCGCCAGCTCGCAGGCCTCGGTGCCGGAATTGGTGAAGAACACGGTATCGGCAAAGGTATGCTCCACCAGCCTGTCGGCCAGCGCCTGCTGCTGCGGGATGTGGTAGAGGTTGGAGACATGCCACAGGTTCTGCGCCTGAGAAGTCAGCGCCTCCACCAGCGCAGGATGGGCATGGCCCAGCGCGTTCACCGCGATGCCGGAGCCCAGATCCAGGAATCGGCGCCCGTCCGCCGTGGTCAGCCAGGCGCCTTCGCCTTTGACGAACTCAAGCGGGGCACGGTTGTAGGTCGGCAGAACGGACGGGATCATCGGGATCATCCTTTTCAAAGGTGGAAGCCAAAGCTGTGACGGAAGCCTGGCCTTGGGTCAACGGTGGATCAATGGATTTCAAATGGAGGATGTGCTGCACGGCAGGCACAGGGGATCAAGGGCCGGTTACGCCAGGCGGCGTCGGCGTCGCGAGATGGGGGTGTAGGCGCGTTTGATCATGAGGAGGTTCCATAGTGGAGGTTTTGATGAAAGAAAACCCCTTTTGTGCAACCCGTCCCGCCAATTTGCCGCCGCCCGCAGCCCGCCCCTTTCACCTTTGGAGAAATACTCCGGGGTGAATTGGCCAAAGGCCAAGAGGGGCAGCGCCCCTTCTTCTCCAAACCTGCGGGGCAGCGCCCCTGCCCGCGAGGAAAGTTCCGGCTTCTGCCGAAGCCTTTCCCCTTGCATCCCGCGGCGGCTTGCCGCACCGCTGGTGCCATGACGCGCAACACTCCGCAGAACCCGGCCCTGGCCGCCGCCCTGATCCTGGCGGCCACCACCTTCATTGCGGGCACCACACTGCTGGCCAAGTCATTGGGGACAGATGTGCTGGGCGCGCCGCTGCATCCGCTGCAGATCAGCCACGGGCGCTTTCTGTTTGCCTTCATCGCAATTTCAACCGCTGTGCTGATCCTGCGCCCGCGCTTTATCCGCCCGCATTGGGGCTATCACATCGGGCGCACCTCTTTTGGCTGGGCCGGGGTCACGCTGATGTTTGCCTCGGTGGCCTATATCCCGCTGGCCGATGCCACCGCGATCACCTTCCTGAACCCGGTCTTTGGCATGCTGCTGGCGATCCCGCTCCTCGGCGAACGCGTCGGACCCTGGCGCTGGGGCGCGGCGCTGATTGCGATGGTGGGCGCGATGATCCTGCTCAGGCCGACGCCCGCCAGCTTCCAGCCGGCGGCGCTGCTGGCCCTGGGCGCGGCGGCTGTGATGGGGCTGGAGCTGATTTTCATCAAGAAACTCGCAGGCCGTGAGGGGCCGCTGCAGGTGCTGTGGTTCAACAACCTTCTGGGCATGCTGATTGCCAGCGGCGCGGTGCTGCCGGTCTGGCAGATGCCGAGCCCGGCGCAATGGGCAGCGCTTGCGGCGCTGGGACTCTTGATGGCCTGCGCGCAGGCCTGTTTCATCAACGGCATGGCGCGGGCCGATGCCTCCTTTGTGGCGCCATTCAGCTATGCCACGCTGGTCTTTGCCGCGCTGTACGATTTCCTCGGTTTTGGCGTGGTGCCGGATGCCATTTCCTTCCTCGGCGCCTGCATCATCCTGGCGGGCGCTGCTGTTCTGGCCTGGCGCGAAGGCCGGGTCCGGCCGCCTGCGGGCCGCGCGGCAGCGGGCGCAAAATAAACCGCGCCCGGTCCGCCCCTCGCAAAAAAGATTTTTCACGCCACTGGCCCGGCGGCGACGCTGAGGTCGAAAACAGGCATTTTCCGCCTGCCGGCCGCGCCACCCTGACCCCAGCAGGACAGGAGCGCGACCATGCACGAGCGGCGAATCCCGGAATGGCTGCGCCACGCGCCGGTGCCCTCGGTCCGGGACTTCGGCATCCTGGCGGGGCTGGAGGCAGTGGTGCGCGGCACGCTGATCTCGGTGTTTCCGCTGATCATGTACCGGGCGCTGGGAGATGCCGGGCTGGTCTCGGCCTCATATTTCGCGGTGGGTATCCTGTCGCTGCTGGCCGGGCTGATGGTCCCCGCGCTGGTGCGGCTGGTGCCGCGCCGCTGGGCCTACTCCCTGGGCGCGGCGATGTTCGTGGCTTCGGCCGCGCTGGCGATCGAGGGCAGCCCGGCTTCGGTGCTGATGGCGCTGGCGCTCAACACCGTGGCCGCTGTCACCACCTTCATCTGTTTCAACGCCTATGTGCTGGACTACATTTCCCGGGTTGAGCTGGGCAAATGCGAGACCTCGCGGATGTTCTACTCGGCGCTTGGCTGGACCGCCGGGCCGATGGCCGGCGTGCTGCTGCTGGACTGGTGGCCGCCTGCCCCGTTCCTGATCTCTGCCGCGGCGGCGCTCATGATGCTTGCCGCCTTCTGGTGGATGCGGATGGGCAACGGCAAGCAGATCGCCCGCGCCCGCGGCACGGCCTCCAGCCCGCTGACATACCTGCCGCGCTTTCTGGAGCAGCCGCGGCTGATCACCGGCTTCCTGTTTGCGGTGATCCGCTCGGCCGGCTGGTGGATCTATGTGGTCTACCTGCCGATCTTCGCCATCGAAAAGGGGCTTGGACAGGAACTGGGCGGCATCCTCTTGTCCGTGACCAACGCCTGCCTGTTCGGCGCGCCGCTGCTGCAGCGCTGGGTGCAGCGGCATTCGATCCGGAGGGCGGTGCGCACGGGGTTTCTGACCGTCGCGGCCTGTTTCAGCGCGGCGGCGGCGCTGCAGGGCTGGCCCGCGGTATCGGTGGGTCTGCTGATGGCAGGGTCCGCGGCGCTGATCCTGCTGGACATCTGCGGCGGGCTGCCCTTCCTGATGGCAGTGAAACCTTCCGAGCGGACGGAGATGTCGGCGGTCTATTCCAGTTACCGGGACATCTCCGGCATCCTGACGCCCGGGGCCGCCTGGCTGGTGCTGATGGTGTCGCCGCTGGCCGGGATCTTTGCGGCTGGCGGTGCGGCGGCGGCCTTTGCGGCGCTGCTGGCGGGCAAGCTGCATCCGCGGCTGGGGCGCAAGAAGGCGGCACCTCCGCCTGCAGAGGATCCCCTGCCCGCGGAATGAAGGCGTCAGGGTTTCAGGCGGTAGCCTGTGCGCAGCATCACCCAGGCCAGCAGGCAGACGGCAAAGGTGGCGCTGCCGCAGACCATCAGCCCCAGCAAGGGCGGGCTGTCGGAGGTGCCGATCACCCCGAATCGCACCCCGTCGATCAGGTAGAACACCGGGTTCAGATGCGAGATCACTTTCAGAACCGGCGGCAGCGCCTCCACCGAATAAAACGTGCCAGACAGGAAAGCCAAAGGCGTCACGATGAAATTCGTGATCGCTGCCATCTGGTCGAACTTGTCGGCGAACACGCCGGCGACGATGCCCAGACCGCCCAGGAAGGCCGCCCCCAGCACGATGAAAACCAGCGCCACCAGCGGGTGCGCAGGCACGATCTGCAAGACCGCCATCAGCCCCAGCCCGATGCCCAGCGCCACCAGCGTGCCGCGCGCCACCGCGCCGGCCAGATAGCCCAGCAGGATCTCCAGCCCCGACAGGGGCGGCATCAGCGTGTCGACGATATTGCCCTGCACCTTGGCAATAACGATGGAGGATGAGGTATTTGCAAAAGCATTCTGGATCACCGTCATCATCATGATGCCCGGCGCCAGGAAGGTCAGGAACGGCACCCCCATCACATCGCCGCGCTTGGGGCCGATGGCGATGTTGAAGATCATCAGGAACAGCGCCGCGGTCACAAGCGGCGCCAGCAAGGTCTGGGTCCAGACCGCCAGGAACCGCTTCACCTCGCGCCAGGCCAGCGCCCTGAGCCCCAGCCAGTTCACCCGCCCGAACCGGCGCGTGCCCAGTTCCACCTGATAGCCCTGCTCTGCCATGCTGCCCCCCGCGTTTCGCTTGCCTGACTGCATAACGGCTGGGGCAATAGGCGCAAGATGCCTTGTAACTCCGCCCGCAGTGATTAGAATAGGGGATCACACGGAATATGATGGCGGCCGCAGAACCCCTGGGGCCGCTATTAGCTTGGAAAGGCAACAGATGTCCTGGACAGACGAGCGCGTCGAACTGCTCAAGAAAATGTGGGGCGAGGGCCAGTCGGCCAGCCAGATCGCCAAGGAACTGGGCGGCGTCACCCGCAACGCCGTGATCGGCAAGGTGCACCGGCTCGGCCTGTCCAACCGCAACAGCGGCGGATCCAAGGC
It encodes the following:
- a CDS encoding ABC transporter permease, whose translation is MAEQGYQVELGTRRFGRVNWLGLRALAWREVKRFLAVWTQTLLAPLVTAALFLMIFNIAIGPKRGDVMGVPFLTFLAPGIMMMTVIQNAFANTSSSIVIAKVQGNIVDTLMPPLSGLEILLGYLAGAVARGTLVALGIGLGLMAVLQIVPAHPLVALVFIVLGAAFLGGLGIVAGVFADKFDQMAAITNFIVTPLAFLSGTFYSVEALPPVLKVISHLNPVFYLIDGVRFGVIGTSDSPPLLGLMVCGSATFAVCLLAWVMLRTGYRLKP